One genomic window of Magnolia sinica isolate HGM2019 chromosome 3, MsV1, whole genome shotgun sequence includes the following:
- the LOC131238822 gene encoding uncharacterized protein LOC131238822, with protein sequence MEVRNKKILKWLNRMNADSNNRGKWKYCHFHCDHGHTTADCFDLKDEIKSLICNGHLREYIYKKMDDQPDQMSEQQNNRNNEATVDIHIIFKGIAGGEDSNRAPRAHARSISSSEHHINLTNRALKEQKMVPCDLTFTEEDARGVHHPQTMP encoded by the coding sequence ATGGAAGTGCGCAATAAGAAGATCCTGAAATGGTTAAACAGGATGAATGCTGACTCCAACAATCGTGGCAAATGGAAGTATTGTCACTTCCATTGTGACCATGGCCATACCACTGCCGACTGCTTTGATCTCAAAGATGAGATTAAATCACTCATCTGCAATGGACACTTACGAGAATATATCTATAAGAAAATGGATGATCAACCAGATCAGATGAGCGAGCAACAAAACAACAGGAACAACGAAGCGACGGTCGATATCCACATTATATTCAAAGGAATTGCTGGAGGCGAGGACTCAAATAGAGCTCCTAGAGCTCATGCCAGGAGCATAAGTAGCTCAGAACATCACATCAACCTCACCAACAGAGCCTTAAAAGAACAGAAGATGGTTCCCTGTGACTTAACATTCACCGAAGAGGACGCACGTGGAGTCCACCACCCTCAAACGATGCCCTAG